The following nucleotide sequence is from Betaproteobacteria bacterium.
CACGGCATCCTGTTGTGGGATTGGCTGCTCGAGCACGCAGCCAGACTCGGCATCCGTGGCGGTTCCGCGTTCCGTTCCATGGCGGGCTTCGGCCGGCATCACGTCGTGCATACGGATCACTTTTTCGAGCTCGCCAGCAACCTGACGGTGGAGGTCGAATTCATCGTCAACGACGAGGAGGCGAAGCGACTGATCGCGCTG
It contains:
- a CDS encoding DUF190 domain-containing protein, which encodes MDGSFLRFYLHENQRYHGILLWDWLLEHAARLGIRGGSAFRSMAGFGRHHVVHTDHFFELASNLTVEVEFIVNDEEAKRLIALIEKAGVRLFYARIPARFGVVNPDRRDTPEAAEVAQ